A window of Proteus columbae contains these coding sequences:
- the tatC gene encoding Sec-independent protein translocase subunit TatC, with protein sequence MAVNDTQPLISHLIELRKRLMYSLVSVLVVFLALVYFSNDIYQLVSAPLLDKLPKGSNMSATDVASTFLTPIKLTIMVSVFASVPVILYQVWAFIAPALYKHERRLMLPLLVSSTVLFYLGMAFAYFVVFPLAFGFFVNTTPEGVNFIPDISKYLSFVMTLFMAFGAAFEVPIAIILLCWSGVTTPEALKKKRPYILVGAFVVGMILTPPDVFSQTLLAIPMYLLFEIGVMVSRFYVGKGRRTDEEEAEEAEAEAEAEQQK encoded by the coding sequence ATGGCAGTAAATGATACCCAACCGCTGATCAGCCATTTAATAGAACTTCGTAAGCGTTTGATGTATAGCTTAGTCTCAGTTCTAGTGGTTTTTTTAGCGCTGGTTTATTTTTCTAATGATATCTATCAATTAGTCTCGGCTCCATTACTCGATAAGTTGCCAAAAGGGTCAAATATGAGTGCGACGGATGTTGCCTCTACCTTTTTGACCCCGATTAAATTGACAATCATGGTATCCGTTTTTGCTTCTGTGCCGGTTATTCTTTATCAGGTATGGGCTTTTATCGCACCAGCATTGTATAAACACGAACGCCGCTTGATGCTGCCGCTACTTGTTTCAAGTACAGTATTATTTTATCTCGGCATGGCGTTTGCTTATTTTGTTGTGTTCCCTCTCGCGTTTGGCTTCTTTGTTAATACAACCCCTGAAGGGGTTAACTTTATTCCAGATATCAGTAAATATTTAAGTTTCGTAATGACATTATTTATGGCATTTGGTGCAGCTTTTGAAGTGCCTATTGCGATTATTTTACTGTGCTGGAGTGGTGTAACAACACCTGAAGCATTAAAGAAAAAACGTCCTTATATTCTTGTGGGTGCCTTTGTCGTTGGTATGATCTTGACACCACCAGATGTTTTCTCTCAAACCTTACTCGCAATACCTATGTACTTACTGTTTGAAATCGGTGTCATGGTATCGCGCTTTTATGTAGGTAAGGGAAGAAGAACAGATGAAGAAGAAGCTGAGGAAGCAGAGGCAGAAGCTGAAGCAGAACAGCAAAAATAA
- the rfaH gene encoding transcription/translation regulatory transformer protein RfaH: MKNWHLLYCKRGQIPRAIEHLERQQVGCFTPMVTIEKVLRGKRTTVTEPLFPNYLFIEFDPEVIHTTTINSTRGVNSFVRFGQYPVTVPQDVIDTLQIPQLSSLTYSEENVPHSGDSVLITEGIFQGIKAIYQEPDGETRSILLLNILNSEVKKSVGNKEFKKELL; this comes from the coding sequence ATGAAAAACTGGCATTTGCTGTATTGCAAACGAGGACAAATTCCTCGCGCTATCGAACACTTAGAACGTCAGCAAGTGGGCTGTTTTACACCTATGGTAACCATAGAAAAAGTACTAAGAGGAAAGCGTACTACCGTAACAGAACCGCTTTTCCCTAATTATCTTTTTATAGAGTTCGATCCTGAAGTGATCCATACCACGACCATTAACTCAACACGTGGAGTAAACTCGTTTGTTCGCTTTGGGCAATATCCTGTCACTGTTCCTCAAGATGTGATTGATACACTGCAAATCCCTCAGCTTTCTTCTCTCACTTATAGTGAAGAAAATGTACCTCACAGTGGCGATAGCGTATTGATAACAGAGGGAATTTTTCAAGGGATCAAAGCCATATATCAAGAGCCTGATGGTGAAACCCGTTCAATTTTGCTTTTAAATATATTAAATAGCGAAGTGAAAAAATCAGTGGGAAATAAAGAGTTTAAAAAAGAGTTACTCTAG
- the pepE gene encoding dipeptidase PepE — MEVFLLSNGKIAGDPRWLSYAKDNIDSMIKKRGIRSAVLIAYAVIRSDHDQRARDLSEVLGIEVTCIEHFDSEVDAINNAECILVSGGNTWLLNQMLHEKGLVVPIQRAVRERNIPYIGWSAGCNVATPTIRTTNDMPVRSSVIMPSLGLFPVQINPHYIDASISGHMGETRDERIAEFCAINPEEIVVAIREGSYLYIQGEELRYYSAKNEGFKIFQHGKTFPEQFDTKLLSEWVPFRCL, encoded by the coding sequence ATGGAAGTTTTTTTATTAAGTAACGGAAAAATTGCCGGGGATCCACGTTGGTTAAGTTATGCAAAAGATAATATCGATAGCATGATTAAAAAACGCGGTATTCGTTCTGCTGTATTAATTGCTTATGCCGTTATTCGTTCCGATCATGATCAACGTGCTCGTGATTTATCAGAAGTGTTAGGTATTGAAGTTACTTGTATTGAACATTTTGATTCAGAAGTTGATGCAATCAACAATGCAGAATGTATTTTAGTCAGTGGTGGCAATACTTGGTTATTAAACCAAATGCTGCATGAGAAAGGATTGGTTGTTCCAATCCAACGCGCCGTACGTGAGCGTAATATTCCATATATTGGCTGGAGCGCAGGTTGTAATGTCGCGACACCAACAATTCGTACCACTAATGATATGCCTGTACGTTCCTCTGTTATTATGCCTTCATTAGGTCTATTCCCTGTTCAAATTAACCCACATTACATTGATGCTTCTATCAGTGGTCATATGGGTGAAACTCGTGATGAGCGTATTGCAGAGTTTTGTGCAATTAACCCTGAAGAAATTGTTGTGGCTATCCGTGAAGGGAGTTACTTATATATTCAGGGTGAAGAATTACGTTATTACAGCGCTAAAAATGAAGGCTTTAAAATCTTCCAACATGGAAAAACATTCCCTGAACAGTTTGATACTAAATTACTTTCAGAGTGGGTTCCATTCCGCTGTTTATAA
- the ubiD gene encoding 4-hydroxy-3-polyprenylbenzoate decarboxylase translates to MKYRDLRDFLSLLEEKGELKRITYEIDPYLEMTEIADRTLRAGGPALLFENPKGYDMPVLCNLFGTPERVAMGMGQDDVKALHEVGKLLAFLKEPDPPKGFRDLFDKLPKFKQVLNMPTKRLSKAPCQEVVLTGDDVDLTKIPVMHCWPEDAAPLITWGLTVTRGPLKERQNLGIYRQQVLGKNKVIMRWLSHRGGALDFQEWCQKHPGERFPVSVALGADPATILGAVTPVPDTLSEYAFAGLLRGNKSEVVKCLSNDLEVPASAEIILEGYIEPGELAPEGPYGDHTGYYNEIDSFPVFTITHLTRRKDAIYHSTYTGRPPDEPAVLGVALNEVLVPILQKQFPEIVDFYLPPEGCSYRLAVVTMKKQYAGHAKRVMMGVWSYLRQFMYTKFVIVCDDDVNARDWKDVIWAITTRMDPARDTIMMENTPIDYLDFASPVSGLGSKMGLDATNKWPGETDREWGRPIVMSDEVKQRVDTIWEQLDILK, encoded by the coding sequence ATGAAATACCGCGATTTAAGAGATTTCCTTTCATTATTAGAAGAAAAAGGTGAATTAAAACGTATCACCTATGAAATAGATCCCTACCTTGAAATGACCGAAATAGCGGACAGAACTTTACGTGCCGGTGGGCCAGCACTGTTGTTTGAAAATCCTAAAGGGTATGATATGCCCGTGCTTTGTAACTTATTTGGTACACCAGAGCGTGTGGCAATGGGAATGGGGCAAGATGATGTTAAAGCCTTACACGAAGTTGGAAAGCTATTGGCTTTTCTAAAAGAGCCTGATCCTCCGAAAGGTTTTCGTGATCTCTTTGATAAGTTACCTAAGTTTAAACAAGTTTTAAATATGCCAACAAAACGCTTGAGTAAAGCGCCTTGTCAGGAAGTGGTTTTAACAGGTGATGATGTCGATCTCACAAAAATTCCTGTTATGCATTGTTGGCCTGAAGATGCGGCACCTTTGATTACTTGGGGATTAACGGTGACTCGTGGCCCATTGAAAGAGCGCCAAAATCTCGGTATTTATCGCCAGCAGGTGCTGGGTAAAAATAAAGTGATTATGCGCTGGTTATCGCATCGTGGTGGTGCGTTAGATTTTCAAGAGTGGTGTCAAAAACATCCCGGTGAGCGATTCCCTGTTTCCGTAGCATTAGGGGCAGATCCTGCGACTATTTTAGGTGCAGTAACACCTGTACCAGATACCTTATCTGAATATGCATTCGCGGGTTTATTACGGGGCAATAAATCAGAAGTTGTAAAATGTCTTTCAAATGATCTTGAAGTACCTGCAAGTGCTGAAATTATCCTTGAAGGTTACATTGAACCGGGCGAATTAGCCCCAGAAGGGCCATATGGTGATCACACAGGATATTATAATGAGATTGACTCTTTCCCTGTGTTTACCATTACGCATTTAACGCGCCGTAAAGATGCAATTTATCATTCAACATATACAGGTCGTCCACCTGATGAACCCGCAGTATTAGGTGTTGCGTTGAATGAAGTGCTTGTTCCGATATTACAAAAACAGTTTCCTGAAATTGTCGATTTTTATCTACCTCCTGAAGGATGTTCTTACCGTTTAGCCGTTGTGACAATGAAGAAACAGTATGCGGGTCATGCTAAACGCGTAATGATGGGAGTTTGGTCTTACTTACGGCAATTTATGTACACCAAATTTGTGATTGTTTGCGATGATGATGTCAATGCAAGAGATTGGAAAGATGTGATTTGGGCAATTACGACCAGAATGGATCCTGCAAGAGATACCATTATGATGGAAAATACGCCTATTGATTATCTCGACTTCGCTTCACCTGTTTCAGGATTGGGATCAAAAATGGGTCTTGATGCGACGAACAAATGGCCGGGTGAGACAGATAGAGAATGGGGTAGACCTATTGTGATGTCTGATGAAGTTAAGCAACGAGTCGATACTATTTGGGAACAGCTCGATATTCTTAAATAA
- the fre gene encoding NAD(P)H-flavin reductase yields MAILNCKVSLVEPMTDTVYRVRLLPDGEFDFQAGQYLLAVMDERDKRPFSIASIPENKDFIELHIGASELNLYAMAVLDVILEKQQLTIDIPHGNAWFQKESQRPLLLIAGGTGFSYTHSILLAALAENPQRPITIYWGGRESVHLYDLNELQELSELHSSLSVIPVVEQPDETWRGRKGTVLTAISEDFGDLSEYDIYIAGRFEMAKIARDRFCNERNADKTRLFSDAFEFI; encoded by the coding sequence ATGGCAATATTGAATTGTAAAGTCTCACTTGTTGAGCCAATGACAGATACGGTTTATCGGGTAAGACTATTACCTGATGGCGAATTTGATTTTCAGGCTGGACAATATCTTTTAGCTGTTATGGATGAGCGTGATAAACGTCCTTTTTCTATTGCATCTATACCTGAAAATAAAGACTTTATTGAACTTCATATTGGTGCGTCTGAACTCAATCTTTATGCGATGGCAGTGCTTGATGTGATATTAGAAAAACAGCAACTTACCATTGATATTCCTCATGGGAATGCGTGGTTTCAAAAAGAGAGTCAACGTCCATTACTATTGATTGCTGGCGGTACAGGATTCTCTTATACCCATTCAATTTTATTGGCCGCGTTAGCTGAAAATCCTCAACGACCTATTACAATTTATTGGGGGGGAAGAGAAAGCGTTCATCTCTATGATCTCAATGAATTACAAGAATTATCAGAATTGCATTCATCGTTATCCGTTATTCCGGTTGTTGAGCAGCCTGATGAGACTTGGCGTGGCCGCAAAGGTACAGTATTAACGGCAATAAGCGAAGATTTTGGTGATTTATCAGAATATGATATTTACATCGCAGGGCGTTTTGAAATGGCGAAAATAGCCAGAGATCGCTTTTGTAATGAGCGTAATGCAGATAAAACCCGCTTATTTAGCGATGCCTTTGAATTTATCTGA
- the fadA gene encoding acetyl-CoA C-acyltransferase FadA, which yields MEKVVIIDGIRTPMGRSKGGAFRHVRAENLSAQLMQALLTRNPNINPNDIGDVIWGCVQQTLEQGFNIARNAALLAELPHKVPAVTVNRLCGSSMQALHDGARQIMLGDSQVALIGGVEHMGHVPMTYNADFNPSLNLSVAKASFSMGLTAEMLAKSFQISREEQDKFAYRSHHLAALATQQGYFDNEIIAINGHDATGNFINVKNDEVIRYNPSLDELAQLKPVFDPATGSVTAGNSSAVSDGASAMFITSERYAKEHNLKPRAIIRSMAVTGCDPAIMGYGPVPATEIALKKAGLTLDDIDIFELNEAFAAQSLACMKKMNLLDSIDDKINLNGGAIALGHPLGCSGSRITTSLLNIMERKDAQFGLATMCIGLGQGIATIIERV from the coding sequence ATGGAAAAGGTTGTCATAATTGATGGTATTCGTACTCCAATGGGACGCTCAAAAGGTGGCGCATTTCGCCATGTCAGAGCGGAAAATCTCTCCGCACAATTGATGCAAGCACTACTAACACGCAATCCGAATATTAATCCTAATGATATTGGTGATGTGATTTGGGGCTGTGTACAACAAACTTTAGAACAAGGTTTTAATATTGCTCGTAATGCGGCGTTATTGGCTGAACTTCCACACAAGGTTCCGGCAGTTACAGTTAATCGGTTATGTGGTTCATCAATGCAAGCATTACATGATGGCGCACGCCAAATTATGCTGGGTGATAGTCAAGTAGCATTAATTGGCGGTGTTGAACATATGGGTCACGTACCGATGACTTATAATGCAGATTTTAATCCATCACTTAATCTTTCTGTCGCTAAAGCCTCATTTTCAATGGGATTAACAGCAGAGATGCTGGCTAAATCATTCCAAATTTCACGCGAAGAACAAGATAAATTCGCTTACCGTTCTCATCATTTAGCGGCTCTTGCAACGCAACAAGGCTATTTTGATAATGAGATAATTGCAATTAATGGTCATGATGCAACGGGTAATTTTATCAATGTAAAAAATGATGAAGTTATTCGTTATAACCCAAGCCTTGATGAATTAGCCCAGCTTAAACCTGTATTTGATCCTGCCACGGGCTCTGTTACAGCAGGCAATTCATCCGCAGTTTCTGATGGTGCATCCGCCATGTTTATCACCAGTGAACGTTATGCTAAAGAGCATAATTTAAAGCCTCGTGCCATTATTCGTTCTATGGCAGTGACAGGATGTGATCCTGCAATTATGGGTTATGGCCCTGTTCCTGCAACAGAAATCGCGTTGAAAAAAGCAGGATTAACATTAGATGATATTGATATTTTTGAGCTAAATGAAGCATTTGCCGCACAGTCATTAGCATGTATGAAGAAAATGAATCTGCTCGATAGCATAGATGACAAGATTAATTTAAATGGCGGAGCAATTGCCTTAGGGCATCCTTTAGGATGTTCAGGCTCTCGAATAACCACTTCATTATTAAATATTATGGAGCGTAAAGATGCACAATTTGGCTTAGCCACAATGTGTATTGGATTAGGGCAAGGTATTGCAACGATTATAGAACGTGTTTAA